DNA sequence from the Parasphingorhabdus cellanae genome:
AAGGTTTTTGCCAAAGTCCCGTTCACGCCAACCTGGCAACGTTTTGTCCGCTCGCAGCAGGAGATGATGTGGCGCGGCACAAGGGCCAGTTTTTTTCGCAATGCAGACAAGATCATGGCCGACATGGACGCGGCAGAAAAATCGCATCCGGACAATATCCACTATAATCCATCGTTCGAACCACCTGCTTATACCCGTTGCGAAATTCATTGTCAGCCGGGCGGCTACACCGATGATCCATTGGGCGGCGCTGTTTTTCATTACGGCACCAAAATTTTCTACGAAGGTTTTAATGACCAGGACGAGATGCATACCGAGCATGCCGAGAAAACGACCAAGCCTGCCGACGAAAAAATCGAGCGCATTCTGGATGTAGGCTGCAGCATCGGACAGTCCACAACGGTCTTGAAAGATCTTTATCCGGACGCAGAAGTCTGGGGTCTTGACGTGGGCCTGCCACTTATCCGCTATGCCCACATGCGCGCTGTTCAACGTGGCAAGGATGTTCATTTCAAGCAGGCGCTCGCGGAAGATAGCGGCTATCCCGATGACCATTTCGATATGGTGCTGGCCTATATCCTGTTCCATGAAGTGCCGGTCAAAAAGATGAAAGAAATTATCTCCGAGCTATTCCGGATCATACGACCCGGCGGTGTGTTTTCGATCTTTGAATTTCCCAATAACGACAAAGGCCAGGTGCCCGCCGGCTATCGCTTCATGATCGACAATGACAGCCGTGATAATTGCGAACCTTATTCACCCGCTTTTGTGGCAAGCGATTTCAAGGGGATATTGGAAGCAGCCGGTTTCGAAGTGAAACCGGGACCTGCAGTTTCCAATGATTTCCTGCAATCCCTGATCGCAACCAAACCGGCCTGACGCTATTTGACCAAAGGTACGGTGGCGGGATCATAGGCGAAAATACCCAATGCGTCCTCATTCTTGATCGGGGTATTCCGAAAGGCGTAGGGATCAATAGTTTGCAACCGCTCGCCACCCAGATTGGATTCGGATTGCAAGAGGGAAGCGCGTTCTATCCGGCTATCGGCATAGATTTTGAGCGCTTCATCCACTGTTTTCGCAGCGGCAAAAGCACGCCCAAGAATGACCCCGTCTTCAATCGCGCAGGATGCACCCTGCCCCATATAAGGCAGCATCGGATGAGCAGCGTCGCCCAACAAAGCGGTGCGCCCGCTCACCCAGTTCTCAAGCGGTTTGCGAATGAACAGACCCCAGCGATATAATTCATCACCGGGTATCGCCTCCAACAGCTCCATCACATAATCTGCCCAGCCTTCGTAATGCGCCGCCAGCTCGCTCTTCTCCGCCTTTGCGTTCCAGCTTTCTTCAGCCCAGGCTTCAGCCTTGGTCAGCGCGACAATATTGACGAGCTCGCTCCCGCGCACCGGATAGCTGACAATATTCCGCCCCGTGCCCAAATGATTGATATTCAGTCGATCAACGGATTTTGGCCCCAGCTTCTCTGCTGGCACCAGCGCGCGCCATGCCACATGCCCGCTAAATTCCGGTGGGTCGGAGTCGAACAAGCTGTCCCGGATGATCGACCGCAACCCATCGGCGGCGATCACAACATCGGCTTCGGCGATGCTGCCATCCTCAAAAGTCAGCGTAACGCCATCTGCACGACTGTCGATTGCGGCAAGCGCATGATTCATTGCGCAATTGCTTCGGCCAAAAGCATCTATCAGCATATTGAGCAGGTCAGCTCGGTGTAGCTGACAATAGGCCGCTTTATATGTCTCTCGGCAATCGCGGCGATCAAAAGTCTTGAGCAATTCTCCGGTCTCGCCATGATATAGTCGCTGTTCCAGGGGCTCATTGGCATTGGCGTTCAAATAATCAGTGAAGCCGAGAGATTCCAAACCGAGCGTCGCATTGGGTGAGATGGAAATACCTGCCCCCACTTCGCCAAATTCCGGCGCACGTTCATATATGACTGGATTAAATCCAGCTTTCTGAAGCGCGATACCGGCCACCAATCCCCCAATACCGCCGCCAACAATCGCAATTTTGGTGTTTGCATCAATCATGCGTCTTTGGTTCACAAGCCTAAAGCCCCGGGTTTATGGTATTATCTGGATCCAGCGCCGTTTTGAGATCGCGAAGCAATGTGGCTGCCCCACATTCCCGGTTTTCTGCATAGGGATAGAGCCGCCCGATCTGGAAATGCGTTCCGCCATGCTGATGCACCAACGCATTGAAAGCCGACACGAACTCCTCGACCAATTCCCGTGCCGTCAGATTTTCGGAAAACTCCGGCATTTTTCCTTCAAGGTAATCAGGCGTAAGGCGGTTATGATAGTCGTACAGGCTGTCCGGCCAGTAAAACACAGGCTCATAAAGCAAGCCAATGCCCGCAATCCCGGCAAAAAATTCTGCAACGGTGACGTTCGTTTCATTCATCTTTTCTGCAAAACTGGCTTTGAGGGATAGATAATCCTGATGAAAAGCGTGTAATGCTGATTGAGGAAACACCCCATGAATCGGTAACATCCGGCGGCCGTCGGGATGCGTTACGGGAAGGACCGGAAACGGATCTGCCCGTGTCATCAGCGGCACGGTATTGACAATCTCTGTCCCCGATTTGGCAAATCCGCGAATGGCATTTATCCGGCTTTTAAGATCAGCCTGGTCCCGGCCTTCTATGACAAAATGCGCGGTATATTTTGCTTTATCGAGAAATCGTCGTCCGCCCATAGCAATGCGAAACATTCGTCCAATTGCTGAGAGTGGATTGCCTGCCGCTTTGCCAATGCGCCACATCGCTTTCATGTCTTCCATCAAATTGGGCGTGCCAGAATTCTGCCGCGCGACATCGCCATCCATTGCAATCATCTCCGATGACAGACGGCGTATGGACAGATCCGAAAACAGCTTCGCCATTGCATCGAAATCATCATAAGCAAAGGATAGTCCGCTAACCTGCGCCGGGCGTGGCTCAATCTCAAGAGTCACCGCCGTCTTAATTCCCAACGCGCCCGCGTCATTGGCAAATATACCCGTCAAATCCGGTCCGAAGTTGCGGTTGAATGGCCGTGTTCCAGCCGTACCATCGGAGCCGGTGTTTAGTATTTCGCCGGTACCGGTCACGACCTCAAAGCTTTTCACCGCGTTGGCCGAAGCGCCATTTGTGCCAGAACCGAATGTCACCGTACCTTGGCTCATGGAACCGCCAATTGTGGCCGATCGCCCCGACATGGGTCCCCAAAATCGTGCACGCCGGTCATGCTTGGCAAGAGCTTCGTCCAGTGCCAACCATGTGCAGCCCGCTTCCACCGTGACGTGGCCGTCTTCAACCGATATCTCCCGGATTGCTGACAATCTGGAAAAATCAAGCATGATTGCATTGGCAGATGTGGGCTGAAATGCCTTTGTGTAAGACATTCCTCCACCGCGCAGGAAGATTGCGAGACCTTGCGCTCGGCAAAATTCAACTATCTTGACGACTATATCGGTCGTTGCCGGGCTCACAATTGCAAGCGGCAGAATTCCTTCAAAAAACAAGTCCTGCGAAAAATAGCGCAAGTCAGCTTCGTCAGTATTTACAGCATCCGTGCCACAAATGGTAACCAGCCCATCGATGCCTCCGGCTTCCTGTCCTTTTGCTATCCCTGCATCCATATTCATTTCCCCTTAGTGCGATAGCATGGCGATAATGACGAGGGCAGCAAAACTTCTTATCCGGCTGACGGTTAAACGCGCTTCTCATGATGCGCTTTTACCAACAGTATCATAATATTTGAAACGATGACTTCAGTTTCACCCGCAATCGATTTGGAAACGACCGGCCCGTCGATATCGCCAGACGATACCGCCTATTCCCCATTGCGTTCTTGGCTGGTTGTGGCAGCACTCTCTTTTGCCGCAATCGTGAGTTATATCGACCGGCAAATTATCAATCTGCTGGTGGATCCGATAAAGATCGATCTTGGTCTTAGCGATGTCCAGATTAGCTTGTTACAGGGCTTTTCCTTCGCCTTGCTATACGCAGTCATGGCTATTCCACTGGCGTGGATCGCCGACCGTTATAACCGAAAATGGGTAATATTGGGCGGCTTGATCTGCTGGTCTGCAGCAACATTTGGCAGCGGCCTCGCCATGGGCTTTGTCTTTCTCTTTTTCGCAAGAATGTTCGTAGGGATCGGCGAGGCAACCCTGTCACCCGCTGGATTTTCAATGATAAGTGACTATTTTCCCAAAGAAAAACTGCCTGCCGCCATCGGTGTTTTTACCGGTACCGGCTTTATCGGATCTGGTCTGGCTCTTGTAATCGGCGGCTATCTCTACGCACAATTGGAAGCGATAGGATCGATTACGCTGCCTTTCGGGACGTTCAAGCCGTGGCAAATGACATTCTTTGCCGTATCCCTGCTCAGTGTTCCGGTTTTCTTTTGCCTGTTGTTGATCCGCGAACCCGCCCGCAAAGATGGCAATGTCGTTCTTGCCGATGATGACGCCCCGCCAGCTTTGGAAATATTGAGCTTTATCCGCAACAATGCCCTTGTTTTCTTTCCGCTGTTCTTCGGCTTCTCCTGTTTTGCAGCAGCCCAGTTTGGTATCGGCGCATGGGCACCAAGCTATTTCATTCGGGTTCATGAATGGACTCAACTGGAAGTCGGTCAATTTTTTGGGCCAGTAGTGATGTTTGGCGGCGTAACCGGCGTTGTCGCAGGCGGTTTTGCTGCAGAGAAGATGCTGGCTGCGGGGATAAAGGACGCAACGTTGCGGTTGCCGATAATCGCGATATTGTGCGCGTTGCCCTTCGCAATCGCTTTCCCGTTGGTGTCATCGCCATGGGTTGCACTGGCCCTGCTGGCCCTAGTGCTGTTTTTTGGAACTGTTCCTTTTGGCGCCGGTGTTGCAACATTCCCGTTGATCACCCCTAATCGCATGCGGGCGCAGGTTATTGCCGTCTATCTGCTAATCGCCAATTTACTTGGCTATTCTGCTGGACCGCTGTTGGTGGCGTGGCTGACAGATTATGTTTTCGGATCGCCTACTGCCATTGACCAGTCGCTTGCACTAGCGCCGCCCGCTACGATGATCATTGGCTTGGTTTTGGTATGGTGCGCATTCAAACCGTATCGCAATATGGTAGAAAAAACCGCAATGGAGTCTAATTGATGGCCTTGATCACCCTAGCCCCTGAAACCAAATCTTTTATCGCCAAGGAGCAGAAACTGCTCATTGGTGGACAATGGAAAGATGCCGGTAGTGATGCCCTGATTGACGTCATAAACCCTGCTGATGGTAACCGTATTTCGGGAATTGGCGATGCGACCGAAGCAGATATTGATCAGGCTGTTGATACCGCACGTGCCGCATTTGAAAGTGGCGCCTGGCCGGAGATGAAGCCTGGCGAACGCTCACGTGTGATCCATAAAATTGCGGACTTGATGGAGACGCATGCCGAGGAATTGGCACAGCTGGAAACACTCGATAATGGCAAACCGATTAACTTTGCCCGCGGCGATGTCTTCGCATCTATCGGAGCCTTCCGCTATTATGCAGGCTGGGCTGACAAAATTCAGGGAACAACTCACACCATAAATCTGCCGGGCGATCATCACGTCTACACCCTTAAAGAGCCCGTGGGCGTGGTGGCATTGATTGTGCCATGGAACTATCCGCTGGTCATGGCAGCAATGAAACTCGGCCCTGCATTGGCCGCCGGTTGCACCGCCATACTGAAACCGGCCGAAGACACGTCGCTTTCTGCACTTCGTCTGGGAGAGCTGGCTTTGGAAGCAGGTCTTCCCGAAGGGGTATTGAATATCGTGACCGGTTATGGTCACACGGTTGGCAATGCTTTAATCAATCATCCCGGTATTGATAAAATTGCATTCACCGGCTCTACTGCAACAGGTAAGATCATTGCTCACGCAGCGGCCGAGAATCTGACGAAAGTCACCCTGGAGCTGGGCGGAAAATCACCCAATATCATCATGTCCGATGCGGACCTTGAAAAAGCCATTCCAGCATCTGCCATGGGTATATTCTTCAATAGCGGTCAGACCTGCACGGCACCATCACGCATTTACGTCCATGAAGATATCAAAGACGAGGTTATCGCTGGTATCGCCGCTGTTGGTAAATCGATGAATCTTGCCAATGGTCTGGATGAAGAGAGCACCATGGGTCCCTTGGTATCCGCCAAACAGTTTGAGCGGGTCAGCGCCTATATCGCAGAAGGCCAGAAAGAAGGTGCGAATATCGCGTCAGGCGGCGTTCGTCATGGCGAAAGCGGCTATTTTCTGGAACCAACGGTTATCGATCAGACCAGAAATGACATGACAATTGTGCAGGAAGAAATCTTTGGTCCTGTTGTCGTCGCACAAAGTTTCAAGACCGAGGAAGAAGCACTCGCCTTAGCCAACGACACCCAATACGGTCTGGCCGGAGCCGTATGGACGCCAAATATCTCTACCGCGCACCGTATGGTCGGCAAGATCAAAGCCGGTATCATGTGTATCAACGCGGTCATGGGGGCGGATTGGGATGTGCCGCTCGGTGGTTACAAACAGTCAGGCATTGGCCAGGAAAACGGCAAAGACGGCCTGGAAAACTACCTCAACACGAAAACGGTATTCACTGCCCTATGAGTGTGATCCCAACCGATATACAGCGCATTGATGTCGGTGATGCGGAAATCCACGTCGAGATTACCGGTGATGGGCCAAATCTTTTGCTGGTTGCCGGCCTGGGAGGGCGCGGAGCCTTCTGGAACAATCAGGTCCAGGACTTTGCCAAAGATTTTCAGGTTATCACTTTCGATCATCGCGGTTGCGGCAACAGCACGCCA
Encoded proteins:
- a CDS encoding class I SAM-dependent methyltransferase, translated to MDRGNIGVLPRPTKLADESYLEFVTSFRKFAIQKGFPVMSANGEAALEKAFETGEVEKPDDGSELPLDEIKKVFAKVPFTPTWQRFVRSQQEMMWRGTRASFFRNADKIMADMDAAEKSHPDNIHYNPSFEPPAYTRCEIHCQPGGYTDDPLGGAVFHYGTKIFYEGFNDQDEMHTEHAEKTTKPADEKIERILDVGCSIGQSTTVLKDLYPDAEVWGLDVGLPLIRYAHMRAVQRGKDVHFKQALAEDSGYPDDHFDMVLAYILFHEVPVKKMKEIISELFRIIRPGGVFSIFEFPNNDKGQVPAGYRFMIDNDSRDNCEPYSPAFVASDFKGILEAAGFEVKPGPAVSNDFLQSLIATKPA
- a CDS encoding FAD-dependent monooxygenase; protein product: MIDANTKIAIVGGGIGGLVAGIALQKAGFNPVIYERAPEFGEVGAGISISPNATLGLESLGFTDYLNANANEPLEQRLYHGETGELLKTFDRRDCRETYKAAYCQLHRADLLNMLIDAFGRSNCAMNHALAAIDSRADGVTLTFEDGSIAEADVVIAADGLRSIIRDSLFDSDPPEFSGHVAWRALVPAEKLGPKSVDRLNINHLGTGRNIVSYPVRGSELVNIVALTKAEAWAEESWNAKAEKSELAAHYEGWADYVMELLEAIPGDELYRWGLFIRKPLENWVSGRTALLGDAAHPMLPYMGQGASCAIEDGVILGRAFAAAKTVDEALKIYADSRIERASLLQSESNLGGERLQTIDPYAFRNTPIKNEDALGIFAYDPATVPLVK
- a CDS encoding FAD-binding oxidoreductase, translated to MDAGIAKGQEAGGIDGLVTICGTDAVNTDEADLRYFSQDLFFEGILPLAIVSPATTDIVVKIVEFCRAQGLAIFLRGGGMSYTKAFQPTSANAIMLDFSRLSAIREISVEDGHVTVEAGCTWLALDEALAKHDRRARFWGPMSGRSATIGGSMSQGTVTFGSGTNGASANAVKSFEVVTGTGEILNTGSDGTAGTRPFNRNFGPDLTGIFANDAGALGIKTAVTLEIEPRPAQVSGLSFAYDDFDAMAKLFSDLSIRRLSSEMIAMDGDVARQNSGTPNLMEDMKAMWRIGKAAGNPLSAIGRMFRIAMGGRRFLDKAKYTAHFVIEGRDQADLKSRINAIRGFAKSGTEIVNTVPLMTRADPFPVLPVTHPDGRRMLPIHGVFPQSALHAFHQDYLSLKASFAEKMNETNVTVAEFFAGIAGIGLLYEPVFYWPDSLYDYHNRLTPDYLEGKMPEFSENLTARELVEEFVSAFNALVHQHGGTHFQIGRLYPYAENRECGAATLLRDLKTALDPDNTINPGL
- a CDS encoding MFS transporter, with the translated sequence MTSVSPAIDLETTGPSISPDDTAYSPLRSWLVVAALSFAAIVSYIDRQIINLLVDPIKIDLGLSDVQISLLQGFSFALLYAVMAIPLAWIADRYNRKWVILGGLICWSAATFGSGLAMGFVFLFFARMFVGIGEATLSPAGFSMISDYFPKEKLPAAIGVFTGTGFIGSGLALVIGGYLYAQLEAIGSITLPFGTFKPWQMTFFAVSLLSVPVFFCLLLIREPARKDGNVVLADDDAPPALEILSFIRNNALVFFPLFFGFSCFAAAQFGIGAWAPSYFIRVHEWTQLEVGQFFGPVVMFGGVTGVVAGGFAAEKMLAAGIKDATLRLPIIAILCALPFAIAFPLVSSPWVALALLALVLFFGTVPFGAGVATFPLITPNRMRAQVIAVYLLIANLLGYSAGPLLVAWLTDYVFGSPTAIDQSLALAPPATMIIGLVLVWCAFKPYRNMVEKTAMESN
- a CDS encoding aldehyde dehydrogenase family protein produces the protein MALITLAPETKSFIAKEQKLLIGGQWKDAGSDALIDVINPADGNRISGIGDATEADIDQAVDTARAAFESGAWPEMKPGERSRVIHKIADLMETHAEELAQLETLDNGKPINFARGDVFASIGAFRYYAGWADKIQGTTHTINLPGDHHVYTLKEPVGVVALIVPWNYPLVMAAMKLGPALAAGCTAILKPAEDTSLSALRLGELALEAGLPEGVLNIVTGYGHTVGNALINHPGIDKIAFTGSTATGKIIAHAAAENLTKVTLELGGKSPNIIMSDADLEKAIPASAMGIFFNSGQTCTAPSRIYVHEDIKDEVIAGIAAVGKSMNLANGLDEESTMGPLVSAKQFERVSAYIAEGQKEGANIASGGVRHGESGYFLEPTVIDQTRNDMTIVQEEIFGPVVVAQSFKTEEEALALANDTQYGLAGAVWTPNISTAHRMVGKIKAGIMCINAVMGADWDVPLGGYKQSGIGQENGKDGLENYLNTKTVFTAL